The Allocatelliglobosispora scoriae genome contains a region encoding:
- a CDS encoding aminoacyl-tRNA deacylase produces the protein MTGPAITALDSAGLAYRVVRHTTPVASLAEAAAARGVEVQDVVKTIVVRRGDADFLFVLVPGDRVISWPKLRALLGVSRLSMPDAAIAKDATGYERGTITPFGSTTAWPVIADERLVGRTITLGAGEHGIAVAVDADATVTTLDATVADISDPEGP, from the coding sequence ATGACAGGCCCCGCGATCACCGCACTGGACTCCGCCGGCCTCGCCTACCGGGTGGTCCGGCACACCACGCCGGTCGCGAGCCTGGCCGAGGCCGCGGCGGCCCGCGGCGTCGAGGTCCAAGACGTCGTCAAGACCATCGTGGTACGCCGTGGCGACGCCGACTTCCTCTTCGTCCTGGTCCCCGGCGACCGCGTGATCTCCTGGCCCAAGCTGCGCGCCCTGCTCGGGGTCAGCCGGCTCTCCATGCCGGACGCGGCGATCGCCAAGGACGCGACGGGCTACGAGCGGGGCACGATCACGCCGTTCGGCTCGACGACGGCGTGGCCGGTGATCGCCGACGAGCGCCTGGTCGGCCGGACGATCACGCTGGGCGCGGGCGAGCACGGCATAGCGGTGGCGGTCGACGCCGACGCGACGGTGACCACGCTCGACGCGACGGTAGCCGACATCAGCGACCCCGAAGGCCCCTGA
- a CDS encoding glycosyltransferase family 2 protein — protein sequence MNARRWGAWFVLALFAAYAGWRIAVADPTSAAGVAVLLVDLLGAALSAMVLAVLARPTVLPPTAGGFTGTVDVFIPTLNEPLDVLEPTVLGALGVRGVGIVHVLDDGGRDEVAAMADRLGAAYHRRSGSEHAKAGNLNAALPGTDADLILILDADQIPVPEILERLTPAFADPLMALVQTPQGFYNTESLAYRRDEPIGEQDIFYYCLEPAKNADNSAFWIGSGGVLRRQAVVAIGGFATGSVTEDIHTTMRLHARGWRTAFLPRAYSFGLEAGNLREFHRQRRRWAAGNLHILLRSADSPFRLRGLRPVQRLHYVAALAGHLQGPQRLALIGALMLLAVTGTSPVTVDFRWYAAVTLLLAAAVAVATRALSGGRYHPVHSETHVVSAMLPQVAGLGAALAGDRRFSASRKTVNRSAGEPLKRLYQAIALAMVCSLAALAFGSLNVVRVWSGLMLAAHLVIVLLFLRHVRRFERTDQALPYAELDPPSLYAYVCQRFGTRSPLPVP from the coding sequence ATGAACGCTCGGCGATGGGGTGCCTGGTTCGTGCTGGCCCTGTTCGCGGCCTACGCGGGGTGGCGGATCGCCGTCGCCGACCCGACCTCCGCCGCCGGTGTCGCCGTGCTCCTCGTCGACCTGCTCGGCGCCGCGCTCTCGGCCATGGTGCTCGCGGTGCTCGCCCGGCCGACGGTGCTGCCACCGACGGCCGGCGGGTTCACCGGGACGGTCGACGTCTTCATCCCGACCCTCAACGAACCCCTCGACGTGCTGGAGCCCACGGTCCTCGGTGCCCTGGGCGTGCGCGGGGTCGGCATCGTGCACGTGCTCGACGACGGGGGCCGCGACGAGGTGGCGGCGATGGCCGATCGCCTTGGCGCGGCGTACCACCGGCGAAGTGGGAGCGAGCACGCGAAGGCCGGAAACCTCAACGCGGCCCTGCCCGGCACGGACGCTGACCTGATCTTGATTTTGGACGCGGACCAGATCCCGGTGCCGGAGATCCTGGAGCGGCTGACGCCCGCCTTCGCCGACCCGCTGATGGCGCTGGTCCAGACGCCGCAGGGGTTCTACAACACCGAGTCGCTCGCCTACCGCCGCGACGAGCCGATCGGCGAGCAGGACATCTTCTACTACTGCCTGGAACCGGCGAAGAACGCCGACAACAGCGCCTTCTGGATCGGGTCCGGCGGGGTGCTGCGGCGCCAGGCGGTCGTGGCGATCGGCGGGTTCGCCACCGGCTCGGTCACCGAGGACATCCACACGACGATGCGGCTGCACGCGCGCGGGTGGCGGACCGCGTTCCTGCCGCGGGCATACTCCTTCGGCCTGGAGGCGGGCAACCTGCGCGAATTCCACCGCCAGCGCCGCCGCTGGGCCGCGGGCAACCTGCACATCCTGCTGCGCAGCGCCGACTCGCCCTTCCGGCTGCGCGGCCTGCGTCCGGTGCAGCGGCTGCACTATGTCGCGGCGCTCGCCGGGCACCTGCAGGGGCCGCAGCGGCTCGCGCTGATCGGCGCGCTGATGCTCCTCGCCGTCACCGGCACGTCGCCGGTCACCGTCGATTTCCGCTGGTACGCCGCCGTCACGCTGCTGCTCGCCGCGGCCGTCGCGGTCGCCACCCGGGCGTTGAGCGGCGGTCGTTACCACCCCGTGCACTCCGAGACCCACGTCGTCTCGGCGATGCTGCCGCAGGTCGCGGGCCTGGGCGCGGCGCTGGCGGGCGACCGCCGTTTCTCCGCGTCGCGCAAGACCGTCAACCGATCGGCCGGGGAGCCGCTCAAGCGCCTCTACCAGGCCATCGCCCTCGCGATGGTGTGCTCCCTCGCGGCTCTGGCGTTCGGCTCGCTCAACGTGGTGCGGGTGTGGTCCGGGCTGATGCTCGCCGCGCACCTCGTGATCGTGCTGCTCTTCCTGCGCCACGTCCGCCGGTTCGAGCGGACCGACCAGGCTCTGCCTTACGCGGAGCTGGACCCGCCGAGCCTGTACGCATACGTCTGCCAGCGCTTCGGCACTCGCAGCCCCCTCCCCGTCCCCTGA
- a CDS encoding DUF4383 domain-containing protein, with translation MHLPVNHPLNPLYRVLAGASGAFLLLFGVLSIGTISNDGLFARSDATALGLQTNLAMGILSIAVGIVALASAVTGGNTHHFAALWLGGAMSVLGMLMLAVQRTDANVLNASVWTCLVWMVLGMVLVAAGLYGKSGSPQRAEAEERIRHRPTGAVPTDGDVALARIDPTS, from the coding sequence ATGCATCTGCCGGTGAACCATCCGCTCAACCCGCTCTACCGGGTCCTCGCCGGGGCGTCGGGGGCCTTCCTCCTGCTCTTCGGCGTCCTGTCCATCGGCACCATCAGCAACGACGGGCTCTTCGCCCGCTCGGACGCGACCGCGCTCGGGCTGCAGACCAACCTCGCGATGGGCATCCTGTCGATCGCGGTCGGGATCGTCGCCCTGGCCTCAGCGGTGACCGGCGGCAACACCCACCACTTCGCCGCGCTCTGGCTCGGCGGGGCCATGTCGGTGCTGGGCATGCTGATGCTGGCGGTGCAGCGTACCGACGCCAACGTGCTCAACGCGAGCGTCTGGACCTGCCTGGTCTGGATGGTCCTCGGCATGGTGCTGGTCGCGGCGGGCCTCTACGGCAAGTCCGGCTCGCCGCAGCGCGCGGAGGCCGAGGAGCGCATCCGCCACCGCCCCACCGGCGCCGTCCCCACGGACGGCGACGTGGCCCTGGCCCGCATCGACCCCACGTCGTAA
- a CDS encoding TetR/AcrR family transcriptional regulator, which translates to MAGKVRTSMIDGAVQLLASRGIQGTSFSEVLELTGAPRGSVYHHFPGGKDELVAAAVDHAAARALELLDRTAGAPAQEVAAAFLNAWRTLLTRGDYAFGCAVVAVTVATDSPVLLERAAAAFRGWRQRLSGLLAEGGLPSAAADRFAVTLIAASEGAVVLSRAERSLEPFELVAEHLLEQVRTATAR; encoded by the coding sequence ATGGCTGGCAAGGTCCGTACCAGCATGATCGACGGTGCCGTTCAGCTCCTCGCCAGTCGGGGAATCCAGGGCACGTCGTTCTCGGAGGTGCTCGAGTTGACCGGCGCGCCCCGCGGGTCGGTCTATCACCACTTTCCCGGCGGCAAGGACGAGCTTGTCGCCGCCGCGGTCGATCACGCCGCCGCCCGCGCCCTCGAGCTGCTGGACCGGACGGCGGGCGCTCCGGCGCAGGAGGTGGCGGCGGCGTTCCTCAACGCCTGGCGCACGCTGCTGACCAGGGGTGATTACGCGTTCGGCTGTGCGGTGGTCGCGGTCACCGTCGCCACCGACTCGCCGGTGTTGCTGGAGCGTGCCGCCGCGGCGTTTCGCGGCTGGCGGCAACGGCTCAGCGGGCTCCTCGCCGAGGGCGGGCTGCCGTCGGCGGCGGCCGACCGGTTCGCGGTCACGCTGATCGCCGCGAGCGAGGGCGCCGTGGTGCTCAGCCGGGCGGAGCGGAGCCTGGAGCCCTTCGAGCTCGTCGCCGAGCACCTGCTCGAACAGGTGCGGACCGCCACGGCGCGATGA
- a CDS encoding tautomerase family protein, with translation MPMIDVYAPDDLFPADADARLGGELTHAVLRAEGVTAPGPFHLDNTAAFIHRLPATAVSTASTPSARSVRVQIITPPGSLNREGQKQIVREATEIVAKIAGDETLKARTWVVLTEAAEGGWGLSGTAFGVEEFTALRDRAAAARTTA, from the coding sequence ATGCCCATGATCGATGTCTACGCGCCCGACGATCTGTTCCCCGCCGACGCCGACGCCCGGCTCGGCGGCGAGCTCACCCACGCGGTGCTGCGCGCCGAGGGCGTCACCGCACCGGGGCCGTTCCACCTGGACAACACCGCGGCCTTCATCCACCGGCTGCCCGCGACGGCCGTCTCCACCGCCAGCACGCCGTCGGCCCGCAGCGTCCGGGTGCAGATCATCACCCCGCCCGGCTCGCTCAACCGCGAGGGACAGAAGCAGATCGTCCGGGAGGCGACCGAGATCGTCGCGAAGATCGCGGGCGACGAGACGCTGAAGGCCCGCACCTGGGTGGTCCTCACCGAGGCGGCCGAGGGCGGCTGGGGCCTGTCCGGCACCGCCTTCGGCGTCGAGGAGTTCACCGCTCTGCGGGACAGGGCCGCTGCGGCCCGCACGACCGCGTAA